A window of the Zeugodacus cucurbitae isolate PBARC_wt_2022May chromosome 4, idZeuCucr1.2, whole genome shotgun sequence genome harbors these coding sequences:
- the LOC105211003 gene encoding putative alpha-L-fucosidase translates to MSRWLLYGVCFICLTFNKHITGERYEPNWASLDTRPLPSWYDEAKIGIFIHWGVYSVPSFGSEWFWQDWLNLHYPNYLSFMKNNYKPNFSYQEFAHEFTAELFNATKWALLFRDSGAKYVVLTSKHHDGYTLWPSTSSFSWNSMDVGPKRDIIRELSSAIRKETSLKFGLYYSLFEWFNRLYINDKLHIFLEQNYVNRKMRPEQMELINEYLPEILWSDGDWEAPAKYWKAEEFIAWLYNDSPVRDTIVTNDRWGFGTACHHGDFYNCQDRYNPGILQSHKWENAFTLDKSSWGQRFDVELNDFMTSEELIGEIVKTISCNGNALINVGPTKYGTILPIFEERLRDMGKWLSVNGEAIYGSKPWVYQNDSITPNVWYTQKLDPTNSSSTIYAIVLDYPYDTNEIDLHPIGNVAKDSKSNVLLFGYEEDMSVVSNVDMSVTLLGMEHTQIDWSLNGNKLHIVFPPKHHIDKNGLKFAWTFKISKHGSNWI, encoded by the exons ATGAGTCGCTGGCTGCTGTACGGCGTGTGTTTTATCTGTTTGACCTTTAACAAACACATCACTGGGGAGCGTTACGAGCCGAATTGGGCCAGTCTCGATACACGTCCATTGcccagctggtatgatgaggcgAAAATCGGCATTTTCATACATTGGGGCGTATATTCGGTGCCCAGTTTTGGTTCGGAGTGGTTCTGGCAGGATTGGTTAA ATTTACACTACCCCAATTATCtgagttttatgaaaaacaacTACAAGCCGAATTTCTCTTATCAGGAGTTTGCTCATGAATTCACCGCTGAATTGTTCAATGCTACAAAGTGGGCGTTGCTCTTTCGCGACAGTGGAGCAAA ATACGTCGTTCTAACCAGCAAGCATCATGACGGCTATACTCTCTGGCCCTCCACGTCGTCTTTCAGTTGGAATTCAATGGATGTTGGACCAAAACGAGATATAATTC GTGAACTTTCGTCGGCCATACGCAAAGAGACCTCACTGAAATTCGGTCTCTACTATTCACTCTTCGAATGGTTCAatcgtttatatataaatgataaattgcatatatttttggaGCAAAACTATGTCAATAGAAAGATGCGTCCCGAACAAATGGAACTGATCAATGAATATCTGCCGGAGATCTTATGGTCCGATGGTGATTGGGAGGCGCCAGCCAAATATTGGAAGGCGGAGGAGTTTATAGCTTG GTTATATAATGACAGTCCCGTGCGCGACACCATTGTCACCAATGATCGTTGGGGTTTCGGCACTGCATGTCATCATGGCGATTTCTATAATTGTCAAGACCGTTATAATCCCGGAATTCTGCAGTCTCACAAATGGGAAAATGCATTCACATTGGACAAGAGTAGTTGGGGACAGCGTTTCGATGTCGAACTCAATGATTTTATGACGTCGGAGGAACTCATAGGCG AAATTGTGAAAACCATTAGCTGCAATGGCAATGCACTCATCAATGTGGGTCCCACGAAATATGGCACTATTCTGCCCATCTTCGAAGAACGTTTGCGCGATATGGGCAAATGGTTGAGCGTTAATGGTGAAGCTATTTACGGCAGTAAGCCTTGGGTTTATCAGAACGACAGCATTACGCCCAATGTCTGGTACACACAAAAGCTAGATCCAACTAATTCATCGTCGACTATCTATGCGATCGTTTTGGATTATCCTTACGATACGAATGAAATAGATTTGCATCCGATTGGCAATGTGGCGAAAGACAGCAAATCGAATGTGCTGTTATTCGGCTATGAGGAGGATATGAGTGTAGTGAGCAATGTCGATATGTCTGTTACGCTTTTGGGCATGGAACACACGCAAATCgat TGGTCTCTCAACGGCAATAAATTACACATTGTATTCCCGCCAAAGCATCATATTGACAAGAATGGACTGAAGTTCGCGTGgacttttaaaatttcaaaacatggATCAAATtggatttaa
- the LOC105211007 gene encoding 40S ribosomal protein S9 → MVNGRIPSVFSKTYVTPRRPYEKARLDQELKIIGEYGLRNKREVWRVKYALAKIRKAARELLTLDEKDEKRLFQGNALLRRLVRIGVLDESRMKLDYVLGLKIEDFLERRLQTQVFKLGLAKSIHHARVLIRQRHIRVRRQVVNIPSFVVRLDSQKHIDFSLKSPFGGGRPGRVKRKNMKKNQGGSGGAAEEEED, encoded by the exons ATGGTCAACGGACGTATACCGTCTGTCTTCTCGAAGACTTATGTGACACCACGTCGCCCTTATGAAAAGGCACGTTTGGATCAGGAATTGAAAATCATTGGCGAATATGGTTTGCGCAACAAGCGTGAGGTGTGGCGTGTCAAGTACGCTTTGGCCAAAATCCGTAAGGCTGCTCGTGAGTTGTTGACTCTCGATGAGAAAGACGAGAAGAGATTGTTCCAAG GTAACGCTTTGTTGCGTCGTTTGGTACGTATTGGTGTATTGGATGAATCCCGCATGAAGCTCGATTACGTGTTGGGTTTGAAAATTGAGGATTTCTTGGAGCGTCGCTTGCAGACACAAGTCTTCAAATTAGGATTGGCCAAGTCCATCCATCATGCTCGCGTACTCATCCGTCAAAGACACATTCG CGTGCGCAGACAAGTGGTGAACATTCCATCGTTCGTCGTGCGTTTGGACTCGCAGAAACACATTGATTTCTCATTGAAATCGCCCTTCGGTGGTGGCCGTCCAGGTCGCGTGAAGAGGAAGAACATGAAGAAGAACCAAGGTGGCAGCGGTGGTGCTGCTGAAGAAGAGGAAGATTAA
- the LOC105211009 gene encoding uncharacterized protein LOC105211009, which produces MGEIAKKLNAIGSPERCRTELKRVFCHLKARTRRKLVENVEAGFTQHQLTEPEKTLSDILKIVEPIKPSSAPSGVSSVKLSTTSKSVVSGSKLMHNMRKSQKKLQQPPPQIAQLRIVSKNKYMMGSVISISSSITSSS; this is translated from the exons ATGGgagaaattgctaaaaaactaAATGCTATTGGTTCACCTGAACGTTGTAGAACAGAATTGAAAAGG gttttttgtCATTTAAAAGCAAGAACAAGAAGGAAATTGGTCGAAAATGTTGAAGCCGGCTTCACACAACATCAGCTAACGGAACCAGAAAAAACATTGTCCGATATACTTAAAATAGTTGAACCAATTAAGCCCAGTAGTGCACCAAGTGGAGTGTCTTCAGTCAAATTGTCCACAACATCAAAATCTGTCGTCTCCGGCTCCAAACTCATGCATAACATGAGGAAATCTCAGAAAAAGCTTCAACAACCACCACCACAGATTGCTCAATTGAGGATCGtgtcaaaaaacaaatatatgatGGGCAgcgtaatttcaatttcatcgtCAATTACATCATCAagttaa
- the LOC105211008 gene encoding uncharacterized protein LOC105211008, producing the protein METKGLKVTTVGQFTLLLQEIEKHPVLLKQTPGFGPPHNEELWVSITKKLNAIGPPERSMREWKRVFINLKSNTKKKMAEIKQVGFSQKPLSEAEKGLAQILKLNESVQPVGETFGVPAIKLSPPFTTDSMPPAPFADTTEELPEDAPSPTTDHTTGEKKRKADDQNNFLFRHQLQDQYMDLSKEMVEIMARQTVFLHKLADSVVRQERLMEQLFELLERQILAIERQAVAMERMAELQ; encoded by the exons ATGGAAACGAAAGG CTTAAAGGTAACAACAGTGGGCCAATTCACGTTATTATTGCAAGAGATCGAAAAACATCCAGTGTTACTTAAGCAAACACCGGGATTCGGTCCTCCCCACAACGAAGAGCTTTGGGTAAGCATTACAAAAAAACTGAATGCCATTGGACCACCTGAACGCAGCATGCGAGAATGGAAAAGA gtcttcattaatttaaaatcaaataccAAGAAGAAAATGGCAGAAATTAAACAGGTGGGTTTCTCACAAAAACCACTTTCGGAAGCGGAAAAGGGATTGGCGCAGATTCTCAAACTAAATGAATCAGTTCAACCAGTTGGTGAAACATTCGGAGTGCCTGCGATCAAATTATCTCCACCGTTTACTACTGACAGTATGCCGCCGGCTCCATTCGCGGATACAACTGAGGAACTGCCAGAAGATGCTCCGTCACCAACTACAGATCACACAACTGGTGAAAAAAAGCGAAAAGCTGATGATCAGAACAATTTTCTATTTCGTCATCAATTACAAGACCAATACATGGATTTATCAAAAGAAATGGTGGAAATAATGGCTAGACAGACTGTGTTTCTACATAAATTAGCAGATTCTGTCGTGAGACAAGAGAGGTTAATGGAACAACTATTTGAGTTGTTGGAAAGGCAAATTTTAGCTATTGAACGGCAAGCCGTTGCTATGGAAAGAATGGCAGAGTTACAATAG
- the LOC105211005 gene encoding leucine-rich repeat-containing protein 59: MPKVEKVKVNVKERVDDNVCDLSLSGINEIPVREIASFKRVTVLDLSSNCITSLGKNFITLTRLVKVDLSKNQIRYLPEEFGLLRNLRHLDLYDNKLEHLPLSFGNLTNLRYLDLKGNPLTPALAKVVGFCLTTKECQDSARNTVKFLNRMQAEAEKAKEQYKLEALTADAVQTEEISAEEKPLENTKSKKSAAKKAKSKSKKSNTNNNNHDLNNEVKIAPTNANNKATKSKKQANGASKKSISKSSTALTTVFTFFILLAINVVVIYLIMFKNPEIADRLVEFIPHQYRDWILTKTEIFRLRVTDWISEFRTPPQEH, from the exons atgccGAAAGTTGAGAAAGTGAAAGTAAATGTTAAGGAAAGGGTCGATGATAATGTTTGTGATTTGAGTTTAAGTGGTATTAACGAAATTCCGGTGCGAGAGATA GCTTCTTTTAAGCGGGTTACTGTGTTGGACTTGTCGAGCAATTGTATCACTTCATTGGGA aaaaatttcatcACACTAACACGACTCGTCAAAGTCGACTTGAGTAAAAACCAAATACGTTATTTACCCGAGGAATTCGGTTTACTCAGAAATTTACGCCATCTGGATTTGTACGATAATAAACTGGAGCATTTGCCGCTAAGTTTCggtaatttaacaaatttacgtTATTTGGATTTGAAAGGCAATCCATTAACGCCAGCACTAGCTAAAGTGGTTGGTTTTTGTCTCACCACCAAGGAGTGTCAGGATTCTGCCAGAAATACC GTGAAATTCTTGAATCGTATGCAAGCCGAAGCTGAAAAGGCTAAAGAGCAGTATAAACTTGAGGCGCTAACCGCCGACGCTGTACAAACTGAGGAAATTAGCGCCGAAGAGAAACCgcttgaaaatacaaaatcaaagaAATCAGCTGCTAAAAAAGccaaatcgaaatcaaaaaaatcaaacaccaacaacaataaccatgACTTAAACAATGAAGTCAAAATTGCGCCaacaaatgccaacaacaaagcTACGAAATCGAAAAAGCAAGCGAATGGTGCGTCGAAAAAGTCCATTTCCAAATCGAGCACAGCGCTGACAACGGTCTTCACATTCTTCATACTGCTGGCCATTAAtgttgttgtcatttatttaataatgttcAAGAATCCCGAGATAGCCGATCGTTTGGTTGAGTTTATACCACATCAATATCGTGATTGGATACTGACCAAAACGGAAATCTTTCGTCTACGCGTAACCGACTGGATTTCAGAATTTCGCACGCCGCCACAGGAACACTGA